The proteins below come from a single Brevinematales bacterium genomic window:
- a CDS encoding DUF4390 domain-containing protein: MRLLCLLVVLILQCFYAVGFELSKPKVVFDDTSQGIFTLIFIEGGLPKSIERVLKRNLDIDLVFEVKFVRKDFRILNIQTVITNIITRYKVSYDIVSGRYTISNPFIFKSYANLDELVDMFFPLLVRIDLNSLKDNPDFSQVYDDTEFFISLRAKIIYLNLKPPLNIITSIVGLGNYETPVANSETFKIR, from the coding sequence ATGAGACTTTTATGTCTTCTAGTAGTTTTAATACTTCAATGCTTTTATGCAGTAGGTTTTGAGCTTTCAAAGCCTAAAGTAGTTTTTGATGATACTTCTCAAGGTATTTTTACTTTGATATTCATAGAGGGTGGCCTTCCTAAGAGTATTGAGCGTGTTCTGAAGAGAAACTTAGACATTGATCTTGTTTTTGAAGTTAAGTTTGTTAGGAAGGATTTTAGGATTCTTAACATACAGACAGTGATTACGAATATAATTACACGGTATAAGGTATCTTACGATATTGTGAGTGGAAGGTATACTATTTCTAACCCTTTCATTTTTAAATCTTACGCAAATCTTGACGAGTTAGTTGATATGTTTTTTCCATTGCTTGTTAGAATAGATCTTAACAGCCTTAAGGATAATCCAGATTTTAGTCAAGTGTATGATGATACGGAGTTTTTTATATCTCTTAGGGCAAAGATTATATATCTTAACTTAAAACCTCCACTTAATATAATAACATCAATAGTTGGGTTGGGTAATTATGAAACTCCTGTGGCTAATTCTGAAACTTTCAAAATAAGGTGA
- a CDS encoding HAMP domain-containing histidine kinase: MVQKIIFFTSFLLVGTFLTVLISDWTYNLSFGSVNRVSNFLVVGAIVFSSLVSLILLGKSFRDYLKSKLGSRIRLRIIFLFIIASAISSIILSSIFISIIDALKTINESREGERISEISRRLLTEISVFYKDIFNRLDISLRERRSFMNTKVLRISIAEKSDDNVVNAIVEDLKKSSPQTGKSVVVIDDKEYAFVFSRDGDYYIISYEEVDKEIYSLKRGLSKILQISSNSEFLFYDIFRNYFFIILLLLNIPSLFVSVLVAYLFAEYITIGISNLIEGMNKISEGNLEYKVSDRWAFDEIKDLIKEFNKMSLRLLEAQYRVSKIEKMELWKDIARKVAHEIKNPLTPIKLSIQRILANQDVDDFKDRVVASLLIILEEVDRIDNLITQLSNFAKIPQPAPVAFRFVSLIENVKSLFSNQGVEIEYVIEGDDNIYADFDQLKQCLINLIKNGIEASEGISNKITVKFLREADRFIISVRDYGVGIPDDMKDKILKPYITTKKSGSGLGLSIVETIVINHNGRLYFNSELGKGTEFFIEIKT; this comes from the coding sequence ATGGTGCAAAAAATTATATTTTTTACATCGTTTTTGTTAGTAGGTACTTTCCTCACTGTGCTTATTTCTGATTGGACTTATAACTTGTCGTTTGGTTCTGTTAATAGGGTTTCGAATTTCTTGGTTGTTGGAGCAATTGTTTTTTCTTCTTTGGTATCACTGATACTTCTTGGTAAGTCGTTTAGGGATTACTTGAAGTCAAAACTTGGTTCAAGAATAAGATTAAGAATTATCTTTCTATTCATAATAGCTAGTGCTATATCCAGTATAATACTATCTAGCATTTTTATATCTATAATAGATGCTTTGAAAACTATTAATGAATCAAGGGAGGGTGAAAGGATTTCTGAAATATCTAGAAGATTACTTACGGAGATTTCTGTGTTTTATAAGGATATATTTAACAGGCTTGATATTTCATTACGAGAACGAAGATCTTTTATGAATACTAAAGTATTGAGAATTAGTATTGCTGAGAAATCAGATGATAATGTTGTAAATGCTATAGTGGAAGATTTAAAAAAATCTTCCCCACAAACTGGTAAGAGTGTAGTTGTTATTGATGATAAGGAATATGCTTTTGTGTTTTCCAGAGATGGTGATTATTATATTATCTCTTACGAAGAGGTCGATAAAGAGATATATAGCTTAAAAAGGGGATTATCCAAAATACTACAGATTTCAAGTAATAGTGAATTTTTGTTTTATGATATATTTCGAAATTACTTTTTTATTATACTACTTCTTTTGAATATACCTTCTCTTTTTGTTTCAGTTCTTGTTGCCTATTTGTTTGCGGAGTATATAACCATAGGTATATCAAACTTAATTGAAGGTATGAATAAAATTTCTGAAGGTAATCTAGAGTATAAAGTTTCTGATAGATGGGCTTTCGATGAGATAAAGGATTTGATAAAGGAGTTTAACAAAATGAGTTTGAGACTACTTGAAGCTCAGTATAGAGTTAGCAAAATTGAGAAAATGGAATTGTGGAAGGATATTGCTAGAAAAGTTGCTCATGAAATAAAGAATCCGTTAACACCTATAAAACTTTCAATTCAGCGAATTCTTGCGAATCAAGATGTAGATGATTTCAAGGATAGAGTTGTAGCTAGTTTACTGATCATACTTGAGGAGGTTGATAGGATTGATAATTTGATAACACAATTATCAAATTTTGCTAAAATACCTCAACCTGCTCCTGTTGCTTTTAGGTTTGTATCTCTTATTGAGAATGTTAAAAGTCTATTCTCTAACCAAGGTGTAGAGATAGAGTATGTAATAGAAGGTGATGATAATATTTACGCCGATTTTGATCAACTTAAACAATGTCTTATAAATCTTATAAAGAATGGTATTGAAGCATCTGAGGGAATATCTAATAAAATAACAGTTAAGTTTTTAAGAGAAGCTGATAGATTTATCATAAGTGTTAGAGATTATGGTGTTGGAATACCAGATGATATGAAGGATAAAATTCTCAAACCTTATATAACTACTAAGAAGTCGGGTAGTGGTCTTGGACTTTCTATAGTTGAAACGATAGTTATAAACCACAATGGGAGATTGTACTTTAATTCTGAGTTAGGTAAAGGAACAGAATTTTTTATTGAAATAAAAACGTAG
- a CDS encoding bifunctional nuclease family protein: MDENIIEVEIEDIVMTNAGFAMIFYDKTSNRVLPIFIGPFEANGIIMKLQGAKFPRPLTYDLIKNMLDSLGAYVEKVIINDLRDRTFYATLYINFQGNIIELDSRPSDAVAIAVRYNSPIYVAQHVMDISSVSRSEYMNQGYENTISQELMTPKTTNESTTSKTIKSQKKDKKEVLLEELQKELEKAVAEERYEDAARIRDEINKLNQSTENE; encoded by the coding sequence ATGGATGAAAACATCATAGAAGTTGAAATAGAAGACATAGTAATGACAAATGCAGGATTTGCAATGATATTTTACGATAAAACTAGCAACAGAGTTTTACCCATATTCATAGGCCCATTTGAAGCAAATGGAATAATAATGAAACTTCAAGGTGCAAAATTTCCAAGACCTCTAACTTATGATTTGATAAAGAATATGCTAGATAGTTTAGGGGCATACGTCGAAAAAGTTATCATAAATGACTTAAGAGATAGAACATTTTATGCAACACTTTACATAAATTTTCAAGGAAACATAATAGAACTAGACTCAAGACCAAGCGATGCCGTTGCAATAGCAGTAAGATACAACTCTCCTATATATGTAGCGCAACATGTTATGGATATCTCTTCAGTAAGTAGATCTGAATACATGAATCAAGGATATGAGAACACAATTTCCCAAGAACTCATGACTCCAAAAACAACAAATGAATCAACCACAAGTAAAACCATAAAATCCCAAAAGAAAGACAAAAAAGAAGTACTACTTGAAGAATTACAAAAAGAATTAGAAAAAGCAGTCGCTGAAGAAAGGTATGAAGATGCGGCAAGAATAAGAGATGAAATAAACAAACTAAACCAAAGCACAGAAAACGAATAA
- a CDS encoding biotin--[acetyl-CoA-carboxylase] ligase: protein MRQNLKDRVVELLLSGDVVSGNVISTKLGISRVMVNRYIKKLVNEGFDIQIMKHLGYKLNSYPDVIYPSIIKSKLGSSFSIVVFDELDSTNTYALRNADSIQDKTVIISDHQTKGRGRFDREWFSEKCKDVTMSIVFKPNIPVEKIIKYTISSSLAVLDALKDFDIGNAFIKWPNDIMYEDKKLCGILTESTIEYTTGLVEVLVIGIGLNVNSNPSRYIPNAISIYEILGFEVRRTSIISKILYNLDANIKLSYEELYMRWRENMGYIGKKVILKYEGTEISCRFVDVSRSGEIIVEDNNTIRKFSFGEVSLIPD from the coding sequence GTGAGGCAAAACTTAAAGGATAGAGTAGTTGAATTGCTGCTTTCGGGTGATGTTGTTTCAGGTAATGTTATATCAACTAAGCTCGGAATTAGCAGAGTCATGGTTAACAGGTATATAAAAAAACTTGTTAATGAAGGTTTTGATATACAAATAATGAAGCATTTAGGGTATAAACTTAATTCTTATCCCGATGTGATATATCCTTCAATTATCAAATCTAAGCTAGGTAGTAGTTTTTCAATAGTTGTGTTTGACGAACTAGATTCTACGAATACCTATGCTTTGAGGAATGCTGATAGTATCCAGGATAAAACAGTTATTATATCAGATCATCAAACAAAAGGTAGAGGAAGATTTGATAGAGAATGGTTTTCTGAGAAATGTAAAGATGTTACTATGAGTATAGTTTTCAAACCTAACATTCCTGTTGAGAAAATTATAAAGTATACTATTTCTTCGTCGCTTGCGGTTTTGGATGCTTTAAAAGATTTTGATATTGGGAATGCTTTCATTAAGTGGCCTAATGACATAATGTATGAAGATAAAAAGCTATGCGGTATACTTACTGAAAGTACAATTGAGTATACAACAGGATTAGTTGAGGTTTTGGTTATAGGTATAGGACTTAATGTTAACAGTAATCCTTCTAGATATATTCCGAATGCGATTTCAATCTATGAAATATTAGGTTTCGAGGTTAGAAGAACCTCAATTATATCGAAAATACTGTATAACTTGGATGCTAACATAAAGCTGTCTTATGAAGAATTATACATGAGATGGCGGGAGAATATGGGATATATAGGTAAAAAAGTAATACTTAAGTATGAAGGAACAGAAATAAGTTGTAGGTTTGTTGATGTTTCTAGGTCTGGAGAAATAATAGTTGAGGATAATAACACTATTAGAAAGTTTTCATTTGGTGAAGTTAGTTTAATACCTGATTAG
- a CDS encoding lysophospholipid acyltransferase family protein codes for MTSLKKLIFLTEYIFFIILKQITLLLGFKYSIILGRILGRLAFKVVKNLRDASLKNANVIYGSNDKNVIKTLKKAFENIGIFIVHSFFVNKINENNYHKFVEFEGYKHIEEGLNYGNGVIVVTGHFGNWEFLAGVPSRLGWVKLAVVMNRQINPYTERMIVETRKKANIETIYNQPEEVKKIITFLKSGWIVGMVVDQAYYFDPIYVKFFGKEAPTARGPAVFHLKLKSPIVMARSIFMKDGKYILKFYPPLFFDLPYNNESIKQIMGYINQKFEEWIKEDPTQWFSWTHPRWDVEGIVIRKKEKY; via the coding sequence ATGACATCGCTGAAGAAACTAATCTTTCTGACCGAGTACATTTTTTTCATAATACTAAAACAGATTACACTACTCCTAGGATTCAAGTATAGTATAATACTAGGCAGGATTTTAGGAAGATTAGCCTTCAAAGTTGTAAAAAACCTACGAGATGCTAGTTTAAAAAACGCAAACGTAATCTATGGAAGTAACGATAAGAATGTAATTAAAACTCTAAAAAAAGCTTTCGAAAACATAGGTATATTCATTGTCCATTCATTTTTTGTAAATAAAATAAATGAAAATAATTATCACAAATTCGTAGAATTTGAAGGATATAAACATATAGAAGAAGGGCTAAACTATGGTAATGGAGTAATAGTAGTAACAGGACATTTCGGAAACTGGGAATTTCTAGCAGGAGTTCCATCAAGACTTGGATGGGTAAAGCTTGCTGTAGTTATGAATAGACAGATAAACCCCTATACTGAAAGGATGATAGTAGAAACACGGAAAAAAGCAAATATAGAAACAATATACAATCAACCTGAGGAAGTAAAAAAGATAATAACATTTCTTAAATCTGGTTGGATAGTAGGTATGGTAGTTGATCAAGCATACTACTTTGATCCTATATACGTTAAATTTTTTGGTAAGGAAGCACCTACAGCTAGAGGACCTGCTGTCTTTCATCTAAAACTAAAGTCTCCAATAGTAATGGCTAGAAGCATATTTATGAAAGATGGCAAATATATCCTCAAATTCTATCCACCTTTGTTTTTTGATCTGCCTTATAACAATGAAAGTATAAAACAAATAATGGGATACATAAATCAAAAGTTTGAGGAATGGATAAAAGAAGATCCAACACAATGGTTTTCTTGGACACATCCGCGATGGGACGTTGAAGGAATAGTAATAAGAAAGAAAGAAAAATACTAA
- the thrS gene encoding threonine--tRNA ligase encodes MKAKELLSKFSDSSRIVGFKRGGIYIDLLTDIDNTDGIEPIYETSEDYYEFVRHTTAHIMAQAIQRLYGGKVKLGIGPTVENGFYYDIDMDAKLSDDDLPKIEEEMKNIIKEDLELQREIVSKRDALELFSSLGQDYKVELINEIEEDMVSVYKQGEFIDLCRGPHVERTGLVPLDSFKLTSVAGAYWRGDERNKMLQRVYGVLFRTKEELERYIWQLEEAKKRDHRKLGKELKLFMFFDESPAIPFWLPNGMFIKNTLISYMRNLLYKNGYVEIQTPMIMRRELWERSGHWQNYRENMYVAFAGDEEFNGEPDWAVKPMSCPGSILVFKSEVRSYRDLPLKFLEFGNVHRYERAGVLHGLLRVRGFTQDDAHIFLTPQQIKSETINVIRLVDVVYKKFDFEYAVELSTKPEKYIGTDEMWEVSTKGLREALDEVGVKYEIREGEGAFYGPKIDFHLKDAIGRTHQCGTIQLDMALPERFDVNYIGEDGKPHRVVMIHRAIYGSLERFIGILIEHYAGKFPLWFAPIQVIILPVSEKFVGYGIKVKELLESEGFRVKIDIDNEKLGFKIRRAQNEKIPYMLIVGQKEQEEETVSVRSRDKGEIGSRRMSEFINMLNQELSCQ; translated from the coding sequence ATGAAAGCTAAGGAGTTGTTATCAAAGTTTAGTGACTCTTCTAGGATAGTTGGTTTTAAGAGAGGTGGTATATATATAGATTTATTAACTGATATAGATAATACTGATGGTATTGAACCTATTTATGAAACTTCTGAAGATTACTACGAATTCGTTAGACATACAACTGCACATATCATGGCTCAAGCAATACAGAGATTGTATGGAGGGAAGGTAAAGCTAGGAATAGGTCCCACTGTAGAAAATGGTTTCTATTATGATATAGATATGGATGCAAAATTATCTGATGATGATTTACCAAAAATTGAAGAGGAGATGAAGAATATAATAAAAGAAGATCTTGAACTACAACGAGAAATTGTTTCAAAACGTGATGCTTTAGAATTGTTTTCAAGTTTGGGACAAGATTACAAAGTAGAACTTATAAATGAGATAGAAGAAGATATGGTTTCTGTTTACAAGCAAGGGGAGTTTATTGATTTGTGTAGGGGCCCTCATGTTGAAAGAACAGGATTAGTACCTTTAGATAGTTTCAAATTAACAAGTGTTGCTGGGGCATATTGGCGCGGGGATGAAAGAAATAAAATGCTTCAAAGGGTTTATGGAGTTTTATTTAGAACAAAAGAAGAACTTGAAAGATATATATGGCAGCTTGAAGAAGCAAAAAAAAGAGATCATAGAAAACTAGGTAAAGAACTTAAGCTATTCATGTTTTTTGATGAATCTCCTGCAATACCTTTTTGGTTACCTAATGGGATGTTTATAAAAAACACTCTTATTTCATATATGCGTAACTTACTTTACAAAAATGGTTATGTTGAAATTCAGACTCCTATGATTATGAGAAGAGAACTTTGGGAAAGATCGGGACATTGGCAAAATTATAGGGAGAATATGTATGTTGCTTTTGCTGGAGATGAAGAATTTAATGGAGAACCTGATTGGGCTGTTAAACCCATGAGTTGTCCAGGAAGTATTTTAGTGTTTAAATCGGAAGTTCGATCTTATAGGGATTTACCTTTAAAGTTTCTTGAATTCGGTAATGTGCATAGATATGAAAGGGCAGGGGTTTTGCATGGGCTTCTTAGAGTAAGGGGGTTTACTCAGGATGATGCACATATATTCTTAACACCACAACAGATAAAATCTGAGACTATAAATGTTATAAGATTAGTTGATGTTGTGTATAAAAAATTTGATTTTGAATATGCTGTTGAGCTTTCAACTAAGCCAGAAAAGTATATTGGAACTGATGAAATGTGGGAAGTATCAACCAAGGGTTTAAGAGAAGCACTGGATGAAGTAGGTGTCAAATATGAAATACGAGAAGGAGAAGGTGCTTTTTACGGTCCGAAAATCGATTTTCATCTTAAAGATGCAATAGGTAGAACTCATCAGTGTGGAACTATACAGCTTGATATGGCTTTGCCAGAAAGATTTGATGTAAATTATATAGGTGAGGATGGTAAACCGCATAGAGTAGTTATGATACACAGAGCAATTTATGGTAGTTTGGAAAGATTTATTGGGATACTTATAGAACATTATGCAGGGAAATTTCCTCTGTGGTTTGCTCCAATTCAAGTTATTATATTGCCAGTTTCTGAAAAGTTTGTTGGATATGGGATAAAAGTCAAAGAATTACTTGAAAGTGAAGGTTTTAGAGTAAAAATAGATATTGACAACGAAAAACTAGGTTTTAAAATAAGGCGTGCTCAAAATGAAAAAATACCATACATGCTTATTGTAGGACAAAAAGAACAAGAAGAAGAAACTGTATCCGTTAGATCGAGAGATAAAGGAGAAATAGGTAGTAGAAGAATGTCAGAATTTATCAATATGCTTAATCAAGAATTGAGTTGTCAGTAG
- a CDS encoding DUF115 domain-containing protein: MMLNKLTISEKLRKILLNNGNINRIEFIKSKSGHETIKKNNVLIHSAYDPVKEAYNIIQNLSLDKSSKYLFVILGVGLGYHLEILKQEFPDSFFLPIELDDDIALTFTQKHNTFLITNHNKNDIYTFLNLIDFMDVKDVKFIKLPSVYRIYKDEYDKTGENIAKIVKAKFADLLTRVNFDKLWVKNVLFNIPNLIKWGSISYDILMSDLLDFVGKPFVVVGAGYSGLHLFKEIKKHRNKFILGTVDTALKSLLSFEIIPDIVFSLDSQHANIKDFFGVKTQNLTLFADITVSPELIRNFKGRIFFTKTSHIEYIGGLHLEISNNIVSWVEDTLGYQILGLESGGSVSTNLFHLALLLDSKPIFLIGVDLGFPYIVSHNIGSPHHEYSVLKGNIFHPSDTFFVSSALKDYIKLEGIKDEECITHKIMETYKLWFDSASDTSNFENVFNISDGLKLKGITNMSTKEGQKFFDSFFHNKQNIDTQVNNSKTSPISIKKDKLYDKLYNLLNKISNLLSNFSKQEFENITNEYSFVKNVVSKSMFPFYRGQKSYEEVEQSVIEDIKYLKNILKSLLRNFHLNT; encoded by the coding sequence ATGATGTTGAATAAACTAACCATATCGGAAAAACTTAGAAAGATACTACTAAATAATGGGAACATAAATAGAATAGAGTTCATAAAGTCAAAATCAGGGCACGAAACCATTAAAAAAAATAATGTGCTAATCCATAGTGCCTATGATCCAGTAAAAGAAGCATATAATATCATACAAAATCTTAGCCTTGATAAATCATCAAAGTATCTGTTTGTAATACTAGGAGTAGGACTTGGATACCATTTAGAAATACTAAAACAAGAATTTCCTGACAGTTTCTTTCTTCCAATAGAACTTGACGACGACATTGCTTTGACATTCACACAAAAACATAACACATTTTTAATCACAAATCATAACAAAAATGATATATATACATTTTTAAACCTTATTGATTTTATGGATGTAAAGGATGTTAAATTCATAAAGTTACCAAGTGTATATAGAATCTACAAAGATGAATACGACAAAACAGGAGAAAATATTGCTAAAATTGTAAAGGCAAAATTTGCAGATTTACTCACAAGAGTGAACTTTGATAAACTATGGGTCAAAAATGTTCTCTTTAACATTCCTAACCTAATCAAGTGGGGTAGTATATCCTACGATATTCTAATGTCAGATCTGTTAGACTTTGTAGGTAAACCTTTTGTAGTAGTAGGAGCAGGCTATTCAGGATTACATCTGTTTAAAGAAATAAAAAAGCATAGAAATAAATTTATTCTAGGAACTGTCGATACTGCACTCAAATCACTCTTAAGCTTTGAAATAATACCAGATATTGTATTTTCACTTGATTCTCAACATGCCAACATAAAAGACTTCTTTGGAGTAAAAACTCAGAACCTAACATTATTTGCTGACATAACAGTATCACCAGAACTCATAAGAAACTTCAAAGGTAGAATATTTTTTACAAAGACATCACACATAGAATACATAGGTGGGCTACATTTAGAAATATCAAACAATATAGTATCTTGGGTTGAAGATACACTTGGTTATCAAATACTTGGACTCGAAAGTGGAGGATCCGTAAGCACAAACTTATTTCACTTAGCTCTACTATTAGATAGTAAACCGATATTCCTAATAGGCGTTGACTTAGGATTTCCTTATATAGTTTCGCACAATATAGGCTCACCTCATCATGAATATTCAGTACTAAAAGGAAACATATTCCATCCAAGTGATACATTTTTTGTTTCATCTGCCTTAAAAGATTATATAAAACTTGAAGGAATAAAAGACGAAGAATGCATAACTCACAAGATAATGGAAACCTACAAACTCTGGTTTGACAGTGCAAGTGACACATCAAATTTTGAAAATGTATTCAATATATCAGATGGACTAAAACTCAAAGGAATTACAAACATGTCAACCAAGGAAGGACAAAAATTCTTCGATTCTTTCTTTCACAATAAACAAAATATAGATACGCAAGTAAATAACTCAAAAACATCACCAATATCAATCAAAAAAGATAAGCTCTACGATAAACTTTACAATCTCCTAAATAAAATTAGCAATCTACTAAGTAATTTTTCAAAACAAGAATTTGAAAATATTACAAATGAATACAGTTTTGTGAAAAACGTAGTAAGCAAATCTATGTTTCCTTTTTACAGAGGACAAAAATCATACGAGGAAGTAGAACAAAGTGTAATAGAAGACATAAAGTACTTAAAAAACATATTAAAATCCCTATTACGAAATTTCCACCTTAATACCTAA
- a CDS encoding tetratricopeptide repeat protein — MSRAILYSLLVIISIAAVFGGLFLYYTYKENKDYQIIKNRFEFELYEDVIREGTKFLADYPRSKYFNNVEYFVAFSSLKIGKSESAKRRVLSLISRFFNENKNDEILTKSIELLVDILRERNESMNPEIEEYLRISLLKATDQNVKNNILTQLGYIYFYRKDYNNALMYFERAKTELAELGKARVYVEQGDYESAFYIYENFIKYNPNSKYYKSVYDAYMKQLYGYAYKLMKDKEYNLSVRYFEKVLNTFPNTIYEDSSLYWLGEINAIQKKYDESIKFFDRAMNNEPKNKDEDALFKKGVVLYYAGKLIDAVANFKKFLLEYPNSRLAGEAKRWIEVLTREIQYSYQIEDDVE, encoded by the coding sequence ATGAGTAGAGCCATACTTTACTCCCTATTAGTCATCATATCCATAGCTGCAGTATTTGGTGGTTTGTTCTTGTATTATACATACAAAGAGAACAAAGATTACCAAATAATTAAAAATAGATTTGAGTTTGAGTTATATGAAGACGTGATAAGAGAAGGAACAAAATTCTTAGCAGACTATCCTAGAAGTAAATACTTCAACAATGTTGAATATTTCGTTGCATTTAGTTCTTTGAAAATAGGTAAATCAGAAAGTGCTAAAAGAAGAGTACTAAGCCTTATATCAAGGTTTTTCAATGAAAACAAAAACGATGAAATACTTACAAAATCCATTGAACTCCTAGTTGATATACTAAGAGAAAGAAATGAAAGCATGAATCCAGAAATTGAAGAATACTTAAGAATCTCCCTTCTAAAGGCCACAGACCAAAATGTAAAAAATAACATTCTAACTCAATTGGGATATATATACTTTTACAGGAAGGATTATAACAATGCGCTTATGTACTTTGAAAGAGCAAAAACAGAACTAGCAGAGTTAGGAAAAGCAAGAGTTTATGTTGAACAAGGAGACTACGAATCAGCATTCTATATATACGAAAACTTCATAAAATACAATCCCAACAGTAAATACTACAAATCTGTTTATGATGCTTACATGAAACAGCTTTATGGATACGCATATAAGCTTATGAAAGATAAGGAATACAACCTTTCAGTAAGATATTTTGAAAAAGTACTGAACACATTTCCAAATACTATATACGAAGACTCAAGCCTATATTGGCTTGGCGAAATCAACGCTATACAAAAAAAGTATGATGAGTCAATAAAATTTTTTGACAGAGCAATGAATAACGAACCCAAAAACAAAGATGAAGATGCTTTATTCAAAAAAGGTGTAGTATTGTACTATGCTGGAAAACTTATTGATGCAGTAGCAAACTTCAAAAAGTTTCTTCTAGAATACCCAAACTCTAGACTAGCAGGCGAAGCAAAAAGATGGATCGAAGTCTTAACAAGAGAAATACAATATTCCTACCAAATTGAAGATGATGTTGAATAA
- a CDS encoding PstS family phosphate ABC transporter substrate-binding protein, translating to MKILKFISILVVAMLITSPIVFSQSKTITVKGSDTMVILGQRWAEVYMKKNKDVVIQVTGGGSGTGIAALINRTTDLANSSRPIKDKEKQQIESAGGKLVEVPVAIDAIAVYVNSANPIKELDMATVKNIFTGKIKNWSELGWENKTIKLYSRENNSGTYVYFKEHVLGNEDFDPLAQQMPGTASVLNAVKRDKYGIGYGGIGYLKGAKALSISPKSGEKAYEPSMDNALKGLYPISRYLYIYLTDEQLNRPEVKAYISWILSKEGQDLVEKVGFYPLPKKSLQEVRKSLGL from the coding sequence ATGAAAATTTTAAAGTTTATATCAATTTTAGTTGTTGCGATGCTGATTACTTCACCTATTGTTTTTTCTCAAAGCAAAACAATAACTGTGAAAGGATCAGATACTATGGTTATCCTTGGTCAAAGGTGGGCTGAGGTTTATATGAAGAAGAATAAGGATGTTGTTATTCAGGTTACTGGTGGTGGTTCTGGTACCGGTATAGCAGCGTTGATAAATAGAACAACAGACCTTGCTAATTCTTCAAGACCAATAAAAGATAAGGAGAAACAACAGATTGAATCTGCTGGTGGCAAACTAGTTGAAGTTCCTGTAGCGATAGATGCTATAGCAGTTTATGTTAACAGTGCTAATCCCATAAAAGAGTTGGATATGGCTACTGTTAAGAATATATTTACTGGTAAGATAAAGAATTGGTCTGAATTAGGATGGGAAAACAAAACTATAAAACTCTACTCAAGAGAGAACAATTCAGGAACTTATGTTTACTTTAAGGAACACGTCCTTGGTAACGAAGATTTTGATCCTCTAGCGCAGCAAATGCCAGGTACTGCTTCTGTTTTAAATGCAGTCAAAAGAGATAAGTATGGTATAGGTTATGGTGGTATAGGATATCTAAAAGGAGCTAAAGCATTAAGTATTTCTCCAAAATCTGGTGAAAAAGCTTATGAACCTAGTATGGATAATGCTTTAAAAGGACTTTATCCAATTTCTAGATATTTGTACATTTATCTAACTGATGAACAACTCAATAGACCTGAAGTTAAAGCATACATATCTTGGATTCTATCAAAAGAGGGACAAGATCTTGTAGAAAAAGTTGGTTTCTATCCATTACCAAAGAAGAGCTTACAAGAGGTGAGAAAGTCGTTAGGTCTTTAA